The following proteins are encoded in a genomic region of Flammeovirga pectinis:
- a CDS encoding PAS domain-containing protein encodes MKVSPEFRGTATIVVVSLLLLMSFVSFLRSSQSEKREVSEILLNQEYKIANFPTRAKEYIRTEDRKTLLQLKQEADKVLSQIIAMEKGNKITSSDKQGIMVLSTIGDSDLSHALELYRKRFEDYYTQIDIMWDASIKSNTTVELQLRSQKQLARGRTKREIIEEGEDSDVVGKAIEFLERRNSSLLLHNRETRFQLEENIKKTKEKNLIFNGLLVILGVMLLIVQGAFFRNNLLTPIRLLRKNLEEFSGEKDLSDTGDIKIIEDRVNNLEDDFNRITTLIEHLGEKDFDANTDGLNEKLAESYDQARDTLIQLANEEFVSKWITEGLARTTETLNSEHFDSIEEMSFAFVRFVTRHLGALQGGVFLRLDQDSDKVVNQVASYAYGKKRFPQRKISTDEGLVGQVMLEKQYVYVEDLPEHYTAISSGLGEAAPRSIIIIPVVHGADEVYGAVEIASYKSLSPHEQEYANAACERFGSAIAVYMMNENTRRLLKESMEVNENLKFKEESLVSKTEEMQEVQDKLSVKLNELSKESNLNKNILDAIGKTMAIIEFDLDGKIITANAMYLSVMGYKLEDIVGKYERVLVTTDEVNSMRYKLLWDSLSNGSFISGEYCRINKRGMEVWLNGTYNPIFGIDGKPYKIIQFAEFTTEQKAKDQTNAERLTAFGLHHPVLDLDLDGKIKAANSAFTDLLGFKRKDYRNMPIVEFFENAKDIRSFKRILRDIKAGTDAVQNFIFVDKNGITKICELNLFPLKTLGGDVQKIMLYMIDKTDQVHLDKKLSTESDAHLLLQNELVTRNTIMDDVCMLLEVDLNGRVIKGNAMVEKWTGKSIDNIIGTPIADMVTTSYQTAISTLLSDPNEKGVRSRMLEYATPRSRAFWGNSISSVIYQGDVPLKYLFIIFDVTDRVEREQGLTQEIERQKTKNTLFRMQQEGNNFSVVEQIFQDESIDLANEDWLEKLPFPSLLTDKEGLLIGDNQLYKDLGLKAIKLIDIPDFLSDQQKQKLSSSVKNASLFEEKIKMQNINKTILLLPLFGVGEHRMLVMIA; translated from the coding sequence ATGAAAGTAAGTCCAGAGTTCAGAGGTACCGCAACTATAGTAGTAGTCAGCTTACTCTTATTAATGAGTTTTGTATCCTTTCTTCGCTCCTCTCAAAGTGAAAAAAGAGAAGTTTCAGAAATTCTTTTAAATCAAGAATACAAAATAGCAAACTTCCCTACACGTGCAAAAGAGTATATCCGTACTGAAGATAGAAAAACATTATTGCAATTAAAACAAGAGGCAGATAAAGTATTGTCTCAAATTATTGCAATGGAAAAAGGAAATAAAATAACTTCTTCTGATAAGCAAGGAATTATGGTTCTCTCTACAATTGGAGATTCAGATTTATCGCATGCATTAGAATTGTATAGAAAAAGATTTGAAGACTACTACACTCAAATTGATATAATGTGGGATGCTAGTATTAAATCAAATACAACGGTAGAACTACAGTTACGTAGTCAAAAGCAATTAGCAAGAGGCAGAACTAAAAGAGAAATAATAGAGGAAGGAGAAGATAGTGATGTTGTTGGTAAAGCAATAGAATTTTTAGAACGTAGAAATTCATCATTATTATTACACAATAGAGAAACACGTTTTCAGTTAGAAGAAAATATAAAGAAGACAAAAGAAAAGAACTTAATTTTTAATGGATTACTCGTCATCTTGGGGGTAATGTTATTAATTGTACAAGGTGCTTTTTTTAGAAATAATTTATTGACTCCAATTCGGTTATTACGTAAAAATTTAGAAGAATTTTCTGGGGAGAAAGACTTGTCTGATACTGGTGATATTAAAATTATTGAAGATAGAGTAAATAACCTTGAAGATGATTTTAACAGAATTACAACGTTAATTGAGCACCTTGGAGAAAAAGACTTTGATGCCAATACAGATGGTCTGAATGAAAAACTTGCAGAATCTTATGATCAAGCAAGAGATACTCTGATTCAACTTGCAAACGAAGAATTTGTGAGTAAATGGATTACAGAAGGTTTAGCCAGAACTACAGAAACATTAAATAGCGAACATTTTGATTCTATAGAGGAAATGAGTTTTGCCTTTGTTCGTTTCGTAACTCGACATTTAGGAGCACTTCAAGGAGGTGTTTTCTTAAGGTTAGACCAAGATTCTGATAAAGTAGTAAATCAGGTAGCAAGTTATGCTTACGGTAAAAAGCGTTTTCCACAGAGAAAAATATCTACAGACGAAGGTTTAGTTGGGCAGGTAATGCTAGAAAAACAATACGTTTATGTAGAAGATTTACCAGAACATTATACAGCAATTTCTTCTGGTTTAGGAGAAGCTGCACCTCGAAGTATTATTATTATACCTGTTGTACATGGTGCAGACGAAGTTTATGGAGCAGTAGAAATAGCTTCTTACAAATCATTGTCTCCTCATGAACAAGAATATGCAAATGCAGCTTGTGAACGCTTTGGTTCTGCTATTGCCGTTTATATGATGAACGAGAATACCCGTAGATTATTAAAAGAATCTATGGAGGTGAATGAAAATTTGAAATTCAAGGAAGAATCTTTGGTAAGTAAAACTGAAGAGATGCAAGAGGTACAAGATAAGCTAAGTGTAAAACTTAATGAGCTATCTAAAGAATCTAACCTGAATAAAAATATATTAGATGCAATTGGTAAAACAATGGCCATTATTGAATTTGATCTTGATGGTAAAATTATAACAGCCAATGCAATGTACCTCTCTGTGATGGGGTATAAATTAGAAGATATTGTAGGTAAATACGAACGCGTTTTAGTTACTACCGACGAGGTAAATTCTATGCGTTATAAATTACTTTGGGATAGCTTATCAAATGGTTCTTTTATTTCTGGAGAGTATTGCAGAATTAATAAAAGAGGTATGGAAGTTTGGCTTAACGGTACTTATAATCCAATTTTTGGTATAGATGGTAAACCTTATAAGATTATTCAGTTTGCAGAATTTACAACAGAACAGAAAGCAAAAGATCAAACTAACGCAGAACGTTTAACTGCTTTTGGATTACACCATCCTGTATTGGATTTAGATTTAGATGGTAAAATTAAAGCAGCAAACTCTGCCTTTACAGACCTTCTAGGTTTTAAAAGAAAGGATTATAGAAATATGCCAATTGTTGAATTCTTCGAAAATGCAAAAGATATACGTTCTTTTAAGAGAATTCTAAGAGATATAAAGGCAGGTACAGATGCAGTACAAAATTTTATTTTTGTTGATAAAAATGGAATAACAAAAATCTGTGAGTTGAATTTATTCCCTTTAAAAACTTTAGGCGGAGATGTCCAAAAGATCATGTTATATATGATTGATAAGACAGACCAAGTACATTTAGATAAGAAATTATCTACAGAATCGGATGCTCATTTATTACTTCAAAATGAATTAGTAACAAGAAATACAATCATGGATGATGTTTGTATGTTACTTGAGGTAGATTTAAATGGCCGTGTGATTAAAGGGAATGCAATGGTAGAAAAATGGACAGGTAAATCCATAGACAATATTATTGGTACTCCTATAGCAGATATGGTCACTACTTCTTACCAAACTGCCATTTCTACGTTACTTTCTGATCCAAATGAAAAAGGAGTAAGATCTAGAATGCTGGAATATGCTACACCAAGGAGTAGAGCATTTTGGGGGAATTCCATTTCATCTGTTATTTACCAAGGGGATGTTCCATTGAAATATCTTTTTATAATTTTTGACGTAACTGATAGAGTAGAAAGAGAGCAAGGGTTAACGCAAGAGATAGAACGTCAGAAAACAAAAAACACATTGTTTAGAATGCAGCAAGAAGGAAATAACTTCTCTGTTGTAGAACAAATTTTCCAAGATGAATCAATTGATTTGGCAAATGAAGATTGGTTAGAAAAACTTCCTTTCCCATCATTGCTTACGGATAAAGAGGGGCTTTTAATTGGAGATAATCAATTATATAAAGACTTAGGTTTAAAGGCCATTAAATTGATTGATATTCCAGATTTTTTATCAGATCAACAAAAACAAAAGTTGAGCTCGTCTGTA